The stretch of DNA tttctctcgggactgtccataaatgatgtcacatgtTTTTCCAATAAATTTGGCTCCCATCCCCATGTGTCGCAAAGTGTCGCACTTCACCTTATACCCTCCTCTTGGCATATTCCATGCTGTTTTCCCTAACTTGAAAAAAAGGTTTGATGTCATACTTCTTGTTACCCTCTCCCTCTCcctaatttttttccattttcaacaCTACACCTCAGATTTCAAGGAGTAGCACAGGgccctttttcaaaattttttgaggatTAAAAGTGATAAATTTAATTCAGTTTATGCCAAAAACAACAAAACCTGAGCTTACATATGTGTAATTGCACTGACTTCTCGGGGGGGGGGATAGCCTCCTCCTGATCCCTCTTCCCTAAATGACTGGCTTGAAACTGAACTCAAATTCATTTTACCTCAAAGAGAATTATACTATACAGCAGTATCGTACAACTTTCAGTTTGCTATCCGCTTAGTCATGTGTGAACTTCTTAATATAAAATCCCCATCGCTGCCAGTCTTATAGCTAAACTATTGTCAAAAAGTAAGAATGTAAggagaaaatgtttcttttatttttaaattttactgattAAAATTTGTGTTTGCaattcatttaatttgaaattctgtttaaGTTAATGCATAAAAgtaacacaaataaaaaataaaattaaatgtttgatgCTTTTGCAATGTATTTCAAATAAAGaacttaatattttaactaacgTAAGCGGATGCAATTAGGCTACTTACGCAGTGCGAATAAATTGAATGAAAACCGTTTTTTGTTTAAtctgtttcaacaaaatattaaaattctcgATAAGTTATATATGAGTACAGTTTAACAGTACGCATTCCGAAACTACtaacaataattttcttgtttcACATCGCACTCACCGATGGAACCTGCGACCTGAACGGAAAGTTTAATGTTAGTCACCAACGATTGACGCAGTTTGAACGGAAAGTTTAGTGTCCATCACAGATGATTAAAGTAGCTCAAACGGAAAGTTCAGTTTCCGTCCCCATGATTGACGGAGACTGAACTTTCCGTTTAAGCTACTGCCTGAACGGAAAGTTTAGTTACAATCACTGATTATTGGCACGACCTAAACGAAAAGTTAATTCTCGGTCATCGATGATTGACGTCACCTGAACGAAGTTCGGTGTCAGTCACCGGTGTTTAACGTGTCAGCTGCCATGTTAAAGATTTTAATTTGGTTAGAGCTTTAGCATTTAATATAATTAAACTGTGTCCTTTCCATTTGTTTTTAGGTCAAAGATGTCAAAAATAAGCATTGTACTCTTCATACTTCAGAGCATCATTATTGTCAACTCCTTAGCCAATCTCTGTCCGCCATTTGAAGACCTACAGCCATGTGGATGCGTCAGTGATGGGAAGAATATTCGAATCGATTGTTACCAAATCACCTCTGTAGAAGCTCTAAAACCAGCATTGTCCAGCCTCAAAGGAATCAAACACTTATTCATAGATTTCATTAGAGCGCGTCTGGACAGTGTCCCATCCGATCTTTTCAAAGGACTTGATATCTATAAACTTTCTTTCACAAACTGCGACCTCAAAAGCTTTGGTGATAAAGGTCGATCAGCCCTGGAAGGACTTGAAGATACTATTGAGGTATAtcatcttttattttaaagttttcattttacttcttttttcaaaagtttacaAAAGGCTTAATACTTAATCAAAaagaacttttgaatgaaattttgtgaataaaaatcaaaaatttgagtAACCGCTATTAAAATTCTATGATCACAATGAGTAAAGTTGAAACTTTAAAGACTcataatgtattttaacttaagATTCGTTGAATGTCAGTTATGTGTATGTTTTTAGGctataatatttaacaaaaaggtACGGTTAAAGTACGtgatgtttcaaaatattatatgCAGATACACATAAATGAAGTTAGGTAAAATTCCTTGTCTCtttatattttgatttcaaaatataaaaaatttgacTAGGTTTTCATTAGGACTTATCACTTattctaaaaacaaattttatttctcatACCTTTTTCAGTAAACTTTCTAAAAATCTATacaagtattttctaaacttGCAGGAGTTTTCAATTCACTTCAGCTTTGAAGAAGATAACGAGCTGAAGTTCCTGAATGTTAGCTCTCTTCGAGTTATTGAAGATTTGGAGATTGAAGGGAACGAAATGACGATATTAGGCAACGAGTGGTTTGCAGAAGGGCCTCACAGCCTTAAGAATTTGTACATAATGACGAATCTTCTACAAGAGTTGGGAGACCAAGTTTTTCGACCACTGTCTAATCTTAAAAATCTTTGGCTAACCGGTAATCAACTGAAGGCTCTCAAAAGAAGCATGTTTCCTTCCCCCGCAAACCATCTCACAACTCTTGACCTCacgtaagttttttttctttgctaaaatttaaattttcccagTCTTAGAAACAGGCGAAGGTAAATTCCAACTTCGAGTAAGTCGGAGTATAACACCCCGCCAGGTAAAACGCCTAAGTGAATACTTCACGATATCAGCTATCAGCAACAGAGTGCACCTGTGTCG from Uloborus diversus isolate 005 chromosome 5, Udiv.v.3.1, whole genome shotgun sequence encodes:
- the LOC129222721 gene encoding oplophorus-luciferin 2-monooxygenase non-catalytic subunit-like, which encodes MSKISIVLFILQSIIIVNSLANLCPPFEDLQPCGCVSDGKNIRIDCYQITSVEALKPALSSLKGIKHLFIDFIRARLDSVPSDLFKGLDIYKLSFTNCDLKSFGDKGRSALEGLEDTIEEFSIHFSFEEDNELKFLNVSSLRVIEDLEIEGNEMTILGNEWFAEGPHSLKNLYIMTNLLQELGDQVFRPLSNLKNLWLTGNQLKALKRSMFPSPANHLTTLDLTNNELSSLPEDMFQDMPSLKEVILAENELTTLHETTWIPVWSRLTSAYLESNPLDCDSHIEWTFDIRRPYVLKGVCVSPESRKGKDLKRLIDDSQLGLDV